The genome window GTGGCAGGGGCGGAGGAGGTAGCGGCTTTATGCCCTCCCTGCTCGATCGGTACGTGACCCGGGAGCTCCTCCCGCCCTTTCTGGCGGGGGTCTTCGCGTTCCTCGTCATCCTCGTGGGCGACATCCTCTACGTGCTCGCGGAGTACCTGGCACGGGGACAGGTTCCGCTGTGGGCCCTTTTGCGCCTGTTCTTCTACAAGCTCCCGCACATGCTGGTGATCACCTTCCCGGTCGCCACCCTGCTCGGAACCCTGCTGGGAGTGGGGCGACTCACGAAGGACGGGGAGATCATCGCCCTCCGGATGGCGGGGCTGTCGCTCACCCGGATCTTCCTCCCCGTGATGGGCTTCGGGCTACTGATAAGCGCCCTGTCGTTCGGGGTGAACGAGTACCTCACGCCGCTCGCGAACCGCAAGGCGGACGAACTCGTGCGCCGCACCATCTTCCGCGAGATCTTCCCCAACATCAAGCAGGACGTCTTCTTCCGGGGACCGCAGAACCGGTACTTCTACGTGCGACAGGTGGACTACACGAACCGGATCCTGCAGGGGGTGATGGTGTACGAACTCGGGGGCGCCTACCCGCGCCTCATCACCGCCCAACGGGCCACCTTCGGGGAAGGGGTATGGGTGCTGGAAGACGGGGTGGTCCGGGAGCTGGATCGGAACGGGTTCACCAGTTACGAGGCGGGCTTTGAGCGGTTCGAGCTCCGGGTGGACGTGGACGCACAGGGATTTCTGCTCCAGCAGAAGACCCCGGACGAGATGTCCGCCTCAGAGCTGCGGCAGCACCTCCAGCAGCTCCGCTCCAGCGGGGTGGATCCCCAGCCCCTGGCGGTGGACTACTACTTCAAGTTCGCGGCCCCGCTCGCGGCCCTCATCTTCGCCTTCATGGCGGCTCCTCTGGGGCTCGTGGCGGCCCGGGGAGGGCATTACACGGGGGTGGGAGCGGCCATTGCGCTGGTGTTCGTGTACTACGCGGTGATGAGCACGGCCCGGGCATGGGCCAAGGCGGGGACCCTCCACCCCTTCCTGGGCGCGTGGGCCGCCAACCTGGCGTTTCTTGCGGGCGGCGTCCTCCTGTACCTCTACGTGGAGGGTCTGCTGAGGGGGCGGCGGCCTCAGGTCACGCCTCCGGTCTCCGCCCGGCCTGTGGAGGCGGGATGAGGACGCTGTTGATCGTGGGGATCACTGCGGGGCTGGTGGCCGGGTTCGCCTGGGCCATGCGCACGGAGCCCGTCCCTGAGGTCCCAGCCACGCCCGCTCCGCCGGTTGCTCTGCGGGCCGAGGAAACCCGGGTGGTGGTCCGGCACCGCGGAGCGCCCCAGGTAGACCTGCGGGCGCGGGAGGCGGAGGTAACGCCGGATCAGCAACGTGCCACCCTGAAGGATGTGGCGCGGGCCACCGTGTTCCGGGAGGGGAAGGAGTTCCTGAGGGTGCGGGCGAGGCGCATCGTCTTCAACCGGTCAACCCAGAACTTCGTCGCCACCGGCGAGGTGGAGATCACCTCCCCGGATGGGGATTGGCTGCGGGCGCCGGAGGTGGTGTACCACAACGACCGGGCCCTCCTCGTCTTCCCCAAGGGCGTGGAGTTCCAGCTGGGTCGGAACCACGCCCGGGCCCGGATCCTGCGCTACCACGTGCAGCGGGACGTGGTGGAGATGGAGGGGGAGGTGGACGTCCAGCTGGACATCCGCTCCCTCCCCAGCCCCGGTCCGGAGGGAGGCCGATGAGGTACAGGTGGGTCCTGGCCGTCCTCCTAGGAGCAACCCTGGCCCTGCCCGTCTTCGCCCAGCAGCCCATGCAGGTCCCGGAGTCCGGACAGGGTCGGCTGCAGGCGGACCGGATCCGGTACGACGCCCGCAACGGCGTCTTCGAGGCACGCGGGAACGTGCGGCTCGTGCTGGGCGACGTCACGGTCACGAGCACAACCCTCACCTACCACGAGCGGACCCGCACCGCCTGGGCAGAGGGAGAAGCGCGGGTCGTTCAGGGCGCCACCACCCTCTCCGCGCCCTCGGTCCGGTACGAGGCCTCTCCCCGCGTCGTGCATGCCTCAGGGGGCGTGGTGGTACAGCAGTCCGATCTGACCCTCCGGGCACGGGAGCTCCTCTACCGGCTGCAGGACCAGTTGGTGGAAGCTACAGGGGAGGTCGTGGTGGTGCAGCCGGACCAGACCCTGCGCGCGGACCGGCTCACCTACCGGGTACGGGAGAAGATCGCGGACGCCACGGGGAGCGTACGGCTCCAGACCAAGGATTCCACCCTTGAGGGCGAGGCCATGTGGGCGGATCTCACGAGGCAGGAGGCCCGGGTGCGGGGCCCCGCACGCCTCGTACGCAAGGGCGGGCCTCCGCCCCGGGGCCGGGAACAGGATCGGGTGGTGGCAGCCCTCGCCAAGGAGGACACCACCATCACCGCTTCCCGGACCCTCTGGTTCCGCTGGCAGCAGACCAACGAGGCCCGG of Armatimonadota bacterium contains these proteins:
- the lptC gene encoding LPS export ABC transporter periplasmic protein LptC; the encoded protein is MRTLLIVGITAGLVAGFAWAMRTEPVPEVPATPAPPVALRAEETRVVVRHRGAPQVDLRAREAEVTPDQQRATLKDVARATVFREGKEFLRVRARRIVFNRSTQNFVATGEVEITSPDGDWLRAPEVVYHNDRALLVFPKGVEFQLGRNHARARILRYHVQRDVVEMEGEVDVQLDIRSLPSPGPEGGR
- a CDS encoding LptF/LptG family permease, whose protein sequence is MPSLLDRYVTRELLPPFLAGVFAFLVILVGDILYVLAEYLARGQVPLWALLRLFFYKLPHMLVITFPVATLLGTLLGVGRLTKDGEIIALRMAGLSLTRIFLPVMGFGLLISALSFGVNEYLTPLANRKADELVRRTIFREIFPNIKQDVFFRGPQNRYFYVRQVDYTNRILQGVMVYELGGAYPRLITAQRATFGEGVWVLEDGVVRELDRNGFTSYEAGFERFELRVDVDAQGFLLQQKTPDEMSASELRQHLQQLRSSGVDPQPLAVDYYFKFAAPLAALIFAFMAAPLGLVAARGGHYTGVGAAIALVFVYYAVMSTARAWAKAGTLHPFLGAWAANLAFLAGGVLLYLYVEGLLRGRRPQVTPPVSARPVEAG